The Nitrospira sp. KM1 genome includes a window with the following:
- a CDS encoding sorbosone dehydrogenase family protein, whose product MSRRSRLYQASVVLFVALTLMNCSSGSDGSAPPPGTTNGGGGTSGSSNQTVGITIASPDQNASTASGPVTIVYSTTNFTIGGVGQPHMRFVLDGDPNPYTVLNGNDKKILYNGVETTEPEWLSPTSFRFNNLPDGQHAIVFQLVNANGTDNQAVGSSTALYFSKGVAGAPVPTIVPISPLSGSEVPGPVTVSFVSLNHSIGVNGQSHLHFFVDGDTEPHHFYNGPGIDDENGVVYKGGHTHLVHWHSPTSFRMFALGAGQHQVQFVLVDAAHQPLANPEAMQILTFSVAQSTAAGDFDLEPMIDASANGMAFAPGDQLFYTDGKGGNVWVIDTAGGAWQRRTTPFYHTEVGQLGEQGLAGIAIDPNYATNKFVYIYFSTPDQQRNRLVRVTDMNGQAGNEQILIDGILAADQHNGGVLLFGADGKLYVTVGEATQDNLAQDPASLNGKILRINTDGSIPADNPFPGSRTWLYGVRNSFGLAVHPATNDLWFTDNGPTVNDEVNLAAKGGNYGWPETTGKGDPRFIDPAFVLEQPVGITNIVALQATSVYPSLYHNNLFFTDYVEGKIHRLVLDPSFKTVASDSVALDVQNAAGGLIAFKQGPDGYMYVSGSTSSGGSIYRVVLNPNAPQ is encoded by the coding sequence ATGTCGCGAAGAAGCCGTTTGTATCAAGCGAGTGTCGTGCTGTTTGTTGCTCTTACGCTCATGAACTGTAGCAGTGGATCCGACGGTTCGGCGCCCCCCCCCGGTACCACGAATGGTGGAGGCGGCACTTCCGGAAGTTCAAATCAAACAGTGGGAATTACGATCGCGAGTCCTGATCAAAATGCGAGTACGGCATCGGGACCCGTCACCATCGTGTATTCGACCACAAACTTTACCATCGGCGGGGTTGGACAGCCCCACATGCGGTTCGTTTTGGACGGTGATCCGAATCCCTATACGGTTCTGAACGGCAATGATAAGAAAATCCTCTACAACGGGGTTGAAACGACGGAGCCCGAGTGGCTGAGCCCGACATCTTTCCGATTCAACAATCTTCCCGACGGACAGCACGCGATAGTATTTCAGCTCGTCAATGCGAATGGGACTGATAACCAGGCTGTCGGATCATCGACGGCATTGTATTTTTCGAAAGGCGTGGCTGGCGCCCCGGTTCCCACGATTGTCCCGATTTCTCCGTTGAGCGGGAGCGAGGTTCCCGGACCGGTGACGGTGTCATTTGTGAGCCTGAACCATTCGATCGGGGTGAACGGACAATCGCACCTGCATTTCTTCGTCGATGGTGATACGGAGCCACACCACTTTTACAACGGGCCGGGAATCGACGATGAGAACGGTGTCGTGTACAAGGGGGGCCATACTCATCTCGTTCATTGGCACAGTCCGACGAGTTTTCGGATGTTTGCATTGGGAGCCGGACAGCACCAGGTCCAGTTTGTGCTGGTTGATGCCGCGCATCAGCCGCTCGCCAATCCCGAAGCAATGCAAATCTTGACGTTCTCCGTCGCCCAGTCGACGGCTGCCGGGGACTTCGACCTCGAGCCCATGATCGACGCATCCGCCAATGGAATGGCGTTTGCCCCGGGTGACCAGCTTTTTTATACCGATGGCAAGGGCGGGAACGTCTGGGTGATCGATACGGCCGGAGGGGCATGGCAAAGACGGACCACGCCGTTTTACCACACAGAGGTCGGTCAACTGGGTGAACAAGGGCTCGCCGGAATCGCGATCGATCCCAACTATGCCACAAACAAATTTGTCTACATTTATTTCTCGACACCGGATCAGCAACGGAATCGTCTCGTTCGGGTGACGGATATGAATGGCCAAGCGGGCAATGAGCAAATCCTCATCGACGGTATTCTTGCAGCCGACCAGCACAACGGCGGGGTCTTGTTGTTCGGAGCAGATGGAAAGCTATATGTTACGGTCGGGGAAGCCACGCAGGACAATTTAGCTCAAGATCCGGCGTCGTTGAACGGCAAGATCCTTCGTATCAATACCGACGGCAGCATCCCGGCCGATAATCCGTTCCCCGGTTCGCGGACCTGGCTGTACGGTGTGAGAAACAGCTTTGGCTTGGCCGTGCATCCGGCGACCAACGATCTCTGGTTTACGGATAACGGACCCACCGTAAACGACGAGGTGAATCTCGCTGCCAAAGGCGGCAATTACGGCTGGCCTGAAACGACCGGAAAGGGCGATCCCCGGTTTATCGATCCCGCCTTTGTCTTGGAGCAACCGGTTGGCATTACCAATATCGTCGCCTTGCAGGCCACTTCGGTCTATCCCTCGCTCTATCACAACAACCTGTTCTTCACGGACTATGTGGAGGGGAAAATTCATCGCCTTGTGCTTGATCCCTCATTCAAAACGGTCGCATCGGATTCCGTGGCCTTGGACGTTCAAAATGCCGCCGGTGGGTTAATTGCCTTCAAGCAGGGACCGGATGGGTATATGTACGTCAGCGGCTCCACATCGAGCGGGGGCAGCATTTACCGGGTGGTCTTGAACCCGAACGCCCCCCAATAA
- the ettA gene encoding energy-dependent translational throttle protein EttA — translation MATNDKQVIFSLVNVGKVYPPKRQVLREIYLGFYYGAKIGVLGLNGSGKSSLLKIIAGVDQNYTGEITRSKGYSVGLLEQEPQLDPSKTVKEIVEEGKKELVALMKEYETVSNKIGESSPDEMEKLLDKQADLQEKIEAANGWELENQLDIAMDALRCPPADQKVGQLSGGEKRRVALCRLMIQEPDILLLDEPTNHLDAESVQWLEQHLQQYKGTVIAVTHDRYFLDNVAGWILELDRGHGIPFQGNYSSWLEQKQERLAQEEKAESKRKKTLEHELEWIRMSPKARQSKGKARLNRYEELVNQKQEQRTDDLEIYIPPGPRLGDVVVEAAGVTKGFGDNLLYENVNFSLPKGGIVGVIGPNGAGKTTLFKMIIGKDKPDAGTIRIGETVKLGYVDQDRSLDGAKTVYEIISEGHDTVKLGKVEVNARGYCARFNFAGTDQQKKVKELSGGERNRVHLARMLKEGANLIILDEPTNDLDVNTLRALEEGLENFAGCAVISSHDRWFLDRIATHILAFEGDSKVLWFEGNYSDYESDRKKRLGKEADQPHRIRYRKLTRH, via the coding sequence ATGGCCACCAACGACAAACAAGTCATCTTCTCGCTCGTCAACGTCGGCAAAGTTTATCCGCCCAAGCGACAGGTCTTGAGGGAAATCTATCTCGGTTTCTATTACGGCGCCAAGATCGGCGTCTTGGGGCTCAACGGTTCGGGAAAAAGCTCACTTCTGAAGATCATTGCCGGAGTCGATCAGAACTATACGGGAGAGATCACACGGTCAAAGGGGTACAGCGTCGGACTCCTGGAACAAGAGCCGCAACTCGATCCTTCCAAAACGGTCAAAGAGATCGTCGAGGAAGGGAAGAAGGAACTGGTGGCGCTGATGAAGGAGTATGAGACGGTCAGCAATAAGATCGGCGAATCGTCTCCGGACGAGATGGAGAAACTCCTCGACAAACAGGCTGATCTTCAAGAGAAAATCGAGGCGGCCAATGGCTGGGAGTTGGAGAACCAACTGGACATCGCGATGGATGCGCTGCGCTGCCCTCCGGCGGATCAGAAGGTCGGCCAGCTCTCGGGCGGGGAAAAGCGTCGTGTGGCGCTCTGCCGGCTCATGATCCAGGAGCCGGACATTCTTCTTCTCGACGAACCGACCAATCATCTCGATGCCGAGTCGGTCCAGTGGCTCGAGCAGCATCTCCAGCAGTACAAGGGCACTGTCATCGCCGTCACACACGACCGCTACTTCCTCGACAATGTGGCCGGATGGATTCTCGAGCTCGACCGCGGCCACGGGATTCCCTTTCAGGGGAACTATTCGTCCTGGTTGGAGCAGAAACAGGAGCGCCTCGCGCAGGAAGAGAAGGCCGAGTCGAAACGCAAGAAGACCCTCGAACACGAGCTCGAGTGGATCCGCATGTCGCCCAAGGCCCGTCAATCCAAGGGAAAGGCGCGGTTAAACCGGTATGAGGAGCTGGTCAATCAGAAGCAGGAGCAGCGTACAGACGATCTGGAAATCTATATTCCACCCGGTCCTCGCTTGGGCGATGTGGTCGTCGAAGCCGCGGGGGTGACCAAGGGATTCGGGGACAACCTGCTCTATGAAAATGTCAACTTCAGTTTGCCAAAGGGCGGGATCGTGGGTGTCATCGGACCCAACGGAGCGGGCAAGACGACGCTGTTCAAGATGATCATCGGCAAGGATAAACCGGATGCGGGCACGATCAGGATTGGCGAGACGGTCAAATTGGGCTACGTCGACCAGGATCGAAGTCTCGACGGCGCAAAGACGGTCTACGAGATCATCTCAGAGGGGCATGACACCGTGAAGCTCGGGAAGGTCGAAGTCAACGCCAGGGGCTACTGCGCCCGGTTCAACTTTGCGGGGACGGATCAGCAGAAGAAGGTCAAGGAGCTGTCCGGAGGCGAACGGAATCGAGTCCACCTTGCGCGCATGCTGAAAGAAGGAGCCAACCTGATCATCCTGGACGAGCCAACCAACGACCTCGATGTGAATACCTTGCGGGCGCTGGAAGAGGGGCTGGAGAACTTCGCTGGCTGCGCCGTCATCAGCAGCCACGATCGTTGGTT
- a CDS encoding protein adenylyltransferase SelO, which translates to MRKQTLETLRFDNTYARLPESFYAKQNPTPFTSPPYFIHANRSAIELIDLDHGECSRPEFAALFGGSMLAPGMDPLAMLYSGHQFGVYVPQLGDGRAILLGEVRNERGQKWDLHLKGAGMTPFSRDGDGRAVLRSTIREYLCCEAMDALGIPTTRALCLVGSDDKIYREQTEPGAMLVRMAPSHVRFGTFEVFYYRKQYENLKVLADFVIGQHFAAIHVAADKYARFFHEVVERTAKLIARWQAVGWAHGVLNTDNMSILGLTLDYGPYGFMDAYDAGFICNHSDHNGRYAFNQQPFIGLWNLSCLAQALLPLVAKEELKSALDHYTPLYEGEYAALMRAKLGLTQQRPEDEVLIQGLLQLMQDSHADYTIVFRELAAFSSAPGAVNGRLREHFINGEMFDHWAAQYAERLRSEESRDEERLTRMNRTNPAIVLRNYLAQQAIDKAHRKDFTEIDRLYRLLQDPFTDRPEMSGYTASPPNWGKHLSVSCSS; encoded by the coding sequence ATGAGGAAGCAAACACTGGAAACACTTCGGTTCGACAATACCTACGCCCGTCTCCCTGAATCGTTCTACGCCAAGCAGAACCCGACACCATTCACCTCACCTCCATATTTCATCCATGCCAACCGCTCGGCGATCGAGCTGATCGATCTCGACCACGGGGAATGTTCCCGGCCGGAATTCGCCGCCCTGTTCGGCGGCAGCATGCTTGCGCCGGGCATGGACCCACTCGCCATGCTGTACTCCGGACATCAATTTGGCGTCTATGTGCCGCAACTGGGCGACGGTCGCGCCATCCTGTTGGGGGAAGTTCGGAACGAGCGGGGACAGAAATGGGATTTGCATCTCAAAGGCGCCGGGATGACGCCCTTTTCCCGCGACGGGGATGGCCGGGCGGTGCTGCGCTCGACCATCCGCGAGTATTTATGCTGCGAAGCCATGGATGCCTTGGGCATTCCGACTACCCGGGCCCTCTGTCTCGTCGGCAGCGACGATAAAATTTATCGTGAGCAGACCGAACCGGGCGCCATGCTGGTCCGCATGGCGCCATCGCATGTCCGATTCGGCACATTCGAGGTATTTTACTATCGAAAGCAGTACGAGAATTTGAAAGTGTTGGCCGACTTTGTCATCGGTCAACACTTTGCTGCGATTCATGTCGCCGCGGACAAGTATGCGCGCTTTTTTCACGAAGTCGTCGAACGCACCGCGAAACTCATCGCGCGATGGCAGGCGGTCGGCTGGGCCCATGGGGTCCTCAATACCGATAATATGTCGATTCTCGGGTTGACGCTGGATTACGGGCCGTATGGATTCATGGACGCGTACGACGCCGGATTCATCTGTAATCACTCGGACCACAATGGGCGTTACGCCTTCAATCAACAGCCCTTTATCGGACTCTGGAATCTCAGCTGCCTCGCGCAGGCACTCCTCCCGCTGGTGGCGAAAGAAGAACTCAAGTCGGCGCTCGACCACTACACGCCGCTTTATGAAGGCGAGTATGCCGCGCTCATGAGAGCAAAACTGGGATTGACGCAACAGCGGCCCGAAGACGAGGTCTTGATCCAGGGGTTGTTGCAACTCATGCAGGACAGTCATGCAGACTACACGATTGTCTTTCGCGAACTCGCGGCCTTCTCCTCCGCTCCGGGAGCGGTGAACGGCCGCCTGCGCGAACATTTTATCAATGGCGAGATGTTCGATCACTGGGCAGCGCAGTATGCCGAGCGGCTGAGAAGCGAGGAAAGCCGGGACGAGGAACGGTTGACGCGGATGAACCGTACAAACCCCGCCATCGTGCTCCGCAATTATCTGGCGCAGCAGGCGATTGACAAGGCGCACCGGAAAGACTTTACCGAAATCGATCGGTTGTATAGATTACTGCAGGACCCTTTTACGGATCGCCCGGAAATGTCCGGATACACCGCGTCCCCTCCAAATTGGGGTAAACACCTCTCCGTCAGTTGCTCATCTTAA
- a CDS encoding NADH-quinone oxidoreductase subunit L, which produces MWTFAVLLVPLLPLLTTCIVLAGDEAAIRRRVKFAVGPIGAAFAGAAVTLYIVATQGPITVRFYDSGLAGSFPVPVGFYIDRLSAVMMVLISAIGTIIYTYSLQYMNQEPHERRYFALLGITVCVLLCMVSSANLMMLFIFWQLLSYLLYLLIHNHTHAATLESAFRTFTLLRTGDVAFLAGTALAYALYGTLEFPELFAAAVQSQVTITLIPGLDCSGATVVTLLLLIGAMSKSAQFPFHIWLPRYLYAPTPVTALLHAGIINAGGFLINRLAPLFGLSSTTLHVAFVLGTLTAVLGASMMLAQNDIKNMLGFSTIGQMGYMIMECGLGAFSLAVFHLIAHGLFKATVFLNCGNVIGKARLEPHFPHPAKTDEDTYSNLAWATGFVTTLLIPLLILLVTHGVLRIPLLEAQGTVIFLFFIWITSSQAILTLTHLRAVASWKVSAAMLLTLLFIVFVYLFAVESFTAFLYPNPVDVASYFKAAALPSRLFDVMIAAATLMTVIGWCYVYLRAHGRSLPMPAWVYAFRIRLYVLFLNRLHVDEAVQRLGRAPLSAIRRCEELTPGRMS; this is translated from the coding sequence ATGTGGACCTTCGCCGTGCTGCTTGTTCCGTTGCTGCCGCTCCTGACCACATGTATCGTGCTCGCGGGCGATGAAGCGGCGATTCGTAGACGGGTCAAGTTTGCGGTTGGCCCGATCGGTGCCGCCTTCGCCGGCGCCGCGGTGACCCTCTATATCGTCGCGACGCAAGGACCGATCACGGTCCGCTTCTATGATTCCGGCTTGGCCGGGTCGTTTCCCGTGCCGGTGGGCTTCTATATTGACCGTCTGAGCGCGGTCATGATGGTGCTCATTTCCGCTATCGGGACGATCATCTATACCTACTCCCTCCAATACATGAACCAGGAACCCCACGAACGCCGCTATTTCGCGCTGCTCGGCATCACCGTCTGCGTGTTGCTCTGCATGGTGTCGAGCGCCAACCTCATGATGTTGTTCATCTTCTGGCAACTGCTCTCATATCTTCTCTATCTCCTCATTCATAACCACACACACGCCGCGACGCTCGAAAGCGCATTTCGAACCTTCACACTGCTGCGGACGGGGGACGTCGCCTTTCTCGCCGGCACCGCGCTGGCCTACGCGCTCTACGGCACGCTGGAGTTTCCCGAGTTGTTTGCCGCAGCCGTTCAGTCGCAGGTCACGATCACCCTAATTCCCGGCTTGGACTGCAGCGGGGCCACAGTCGTCACGTTGCTCTTGTTGATCGGGGCCATGAGCAAGTCGGCCCAGTTCCCGTTCCACATCTGGCTCCCGCGTTACCTGTACGCGCCAACGCCTGTGACGGCGCTGCTGCACGCGGGCATCATCAACGCCGGGGGGTTCTTGATCAACCGGCTTGCGCCGCTGTTTGGATTGAGCTCGACGACGCTCCATGTCGCGTTCGTCCTCGGAACGCTGACGGCCGTACTCGGGGCCTCCATGATGCTGGCCCAGAACGACATCAAGAACATGCTGGGGTTCTCGACGATTGGCCAGATGGGATATATGATCATGGAATGCGGGCTTGGGGCATTTTCGCTCGCGGTGTTCCATTTGATCGCGCACGGACTGTTCAAGGCCACCGTATTCCTCAATTGCGGCAACGTCATCGGCAAGGCCCGGCTGGAGCCGCATTTCCCCCATCCCGCGAAGACGGATGAGGACACTTATTCGAACTTGGCCTGGGCAACCGGATTCGTCACGACGCTATTGATCCCGTTGCTGATTCTCTTGGTCACGCACGGCGTGCTGCGAATTCCCCTGCTCGAAGCGCAGGGCACCGTGATTTTTCTGTTCTTCATTTGGATCACGTCCTCACAGGCCATCTTGACTCTCACGCATCTCCGGGCTGTCGCGTCATGGAAAGTGTCCGCCGCGATGCTGCTCACCCTCTTGTTTATCGTGTTCGTGTACCTCTTCGCGGTGGAGTCGTTCACGGCCTTTTTGTATCCCAATCCGGTGGATGTCGCGTCCTACTTCAAGGCGGCGGCGCTGCCAAGCCGCCTGTTCGACGTCATGATCGCCGCAGCAACACTCATGACCGTCATCGGTTGGTGCTATGTCTATCTCAGGGCTCACGGCCGGTCCCTGCCGATGCCGGCCTGGGTCTACGCCTTCCGCATACGGCTCTATGTCCTCTTCCTGAATCGGCTCCATGTCGACGAGGCTGTCCAGCGACTGGGGCGGGCCCCACTGTCCGCTATCCGGCGATGCGAGGAGCTGACGCCGGGACGGATGTCGTGA
- a CDS encoding alpha/beta hydrolase, with the protein MHHALIGGVKTRITGGTDGKGGGDGPLVILLHGFGAPGDDLVAIGEVLTVPKGTRFLYPEGPLSLSMGYGESRAWWLIDMARIEADRAAGRVRDLSDEVPRGLPQARETFERFLSQLPRSLPFNPRTTCIGGFSQGAMLTADVFMRTSLPCAGLIQLSGTLIAKQDWRPAISRRSGVPVFQSHGMQDQILSYLMAERLRDAFVKAGLTVDWHSFRGGHEIPEPVLLRLGAFLSRVLGAT; encoded by the coding sequence ATGCATCACGCACTCATAGGCGGTGTGAAGACCAGAATAACCGGTGGGACGGACGGGAAAGGCGGCGGAGACGGCCCTCTCGTGATCCTCCTTCACGGCTTCGGTGCTCCGGGCGACGATTTGGTCGCCATCGGAGAAGTCTTGACCGTCCCAAAGGGTACAAGGTTTCTCTATCCGGAGGGTCCGCTCTCGCTCAGCATGGGCTACGGAGAGTCCCGCGCCTGGTGGCTCATCGACATGGCAAGGATCGAGGCGGATCGAGCCGCCGGCCGTGTGCGTGATCTATCCGACGAGGTGCCGCGCGGTCTCCCCCAGGCTCGCGAGACGTTCGAACGATTCCTGTCCCAGCTGCCCAGGAGTCTGCCATTTAACCCTCGAACGACCTGCATCGGAGGCTTCTCGCAGGGGGCGATGCTGACCGCCGATGTATTCATGAGGACGAGCCTTCCCTGTGCCGGTCTGATTCAGCTTTCCGGGACCTTGATCGCCAAACAGGATTGGCGACCTGCGATCTCACGGCGGTCCGGCGTTCCGGTCTTCCAGAGTCATGGGATGCAGGACCAAATTCTGTCCTATCTCATGGCCGAGCGGCTGCGCGATGCCTTCGTCAAGGCGGGACTGACGGTAGACTGGCACAGCTTTCGCGGAGGACATGAAATTCCTGAACCCGTGCTCCTTCGCCTCGGTGCCTTCTTGAGCAGGGTGCTGGGTGCTACATGA
- a CDS encoding alpha/beta hydrolase, which translates to MTTDQDMNVRAFEVKGADGCMIRGDRLDGVDRQVLFITGFLSKRWGNKSKALAQWCQERGWGFSCYDVRGFGDSDGRFRDYTLSDWIADARVVLASLQTGPPITVVGNSLGSWIAWLIAREHELIERLIMVAPAFNMMGVRAGSISEDRRQAWRKTGWMPWDDDPLHKDWPLAWKWVEESESSWNDSFHRLRPVKTTIVHGLQDKVIHFRGSVEFAERLSVIHPGFPVELLLVPGDHRLSAPEHMERLRRLVIEVE; encoded by the coding sequence ATGACGACTGACCAAGACATGAATGTACGGGCCTTTGAGGTCAAAGGAGCGGACGGTTGCATGATTCGAGGGGATCGCCTTGATGGCGTGGATCGCCAGGTGCTCTTTATCACAGGATTCCTTTCCAAACGGTGGGGAAACAAGAGCAAGGCTTTGGCACAATGGTGTCAGGAGCGTGGATGGGGTTTCAGCTGTTACGACGTACGTGGATTCGGGGATTCCGACGGCCGGTTTCGCGACTATACGCTTTCAGATTGGATTGCGGATGCCCGCGTCGTACTGGCTTCGCTACAGACCGGACCACCGATCACGGTCGTCGGCAATTCGTTGGGCAGTTGGATTGCATGGTTGATAGCCCGCGAGCATGAGTTGATCGAACGCCTCATCATGGTCGCCCCGGCGTTCAATATGATGGGGGTGCGGGCGGGCTCCATTTCCGAAGACAGACGCCAGGCGTGGCGCAAGACGGGGTGGATGCCGTGGGATGACGATCCATTGCATAAAGACTGGCCGCTCGCCTGGAAATGGGTTGAAGAGAGTGAATCATCCTGGAATGATAGCTTCCACCGTCTTCGGCCCGTCAAAACCACTATTGTTCACGGCCTTCAGGACAAGGTGATTCACTTTCGCGGAAGCGTCGAATTTGCGGAACGCTTGTCGGTCATCCATCCAGGATTTCCGGTCGAACTGCTGCTCGTTCCAGGAGATCACCGTTTAAGCGCTCCGGAACACATGGAACGTCTGCGCCGTTTGGTCATCGAGGTGGAGTGA
- a CDS encoding NADH-quinone oxidoreductase subunit L: MTLVLLVPLLLLAAACIVLFGPHGSEHARVKAAGYPIAAAFLGSIATLHLVTALGPVSIRFYDLSSIASFAIPIGFYVDRLSAVMMTLITGVSVIIYSYSTGYMYQDRHARRYLAMICLTDFVLICMVSGANLMMLFLFWQILSYLLYVLAHNHAHAGTLAGAFKTFTLLRVADMAFLAGIVLAYQLYGTLEFQELFARAADTPVMLSLWSGVEISGATAVTLLVFIGAMGKSAQFPIHLWLPGSLFAPTPVHALLHAGIINAGGFLINRLAPLFGLSSTTLHVAFLVGTVTAILGASMMLAQNDIKKTLGFSTIGQMGYMIMECGLGAFSLAVFHLIAHGLFKATVFLNCGTIIHKARQEPDFPHVDHQAEEPGLSRLTWFTGSVTTLFIPLLILLITHGVLHIPLLESQGTVIFLFFIWITSSQAILTLTRLRQVASWKVSTAMLMTLLFIVFVYLFAVESFTEFLYPNPEEVASYFRAAALPNWLFDLIIVTATILTVASWSYLYMSAHGMSLRMPPWVQGLRVRLYLPFMNRLYADELYALIGQTIMRAVHQVDKRERGWSR; the protein is encoded by the coding sequence GTGACGCTCGTCCTGTTGGTACCGCTCCTCCTGCTCGCGGCCGCCTGCATCGTGCTATTCGGACCGCACGGCTCCGAACATGCTCGGGTGAAGGCGGCCGGCTATCCCATCGCGGCCGCCTTCCTCGGCTCAATCGCGACGCTGCATCTCGTGACAGCCCTCGGACCCGTCTCGATCCGGTTCTACGATCTGTCCTCGATCGCCTCCTTCGCAATCCCGATCGGATTTTACGTCGACCGGCTGAGCGCGGTGATGATGACCCTGATTACAGGCGTCAGCGTCATCATTTACAGCTACTCGACAGGGTACATGTACCAGGATCGGCACGCCCGTCGGTACCTTGCCATGATCTGCCTCACGGATTTCGTCCTCATTTGCATGGTGTCCGGCGCCAATCTCATGATGCTGTTTCTCTTCTGGCAGATCCTCAGCTACCTGCTTTACGTGCTTGCCCACAATCATGCCCATGCGGGGACGCTCGCAGGAGCGTTCAAGACGTTTACGCTTCTGCGCGTGGCCGATATGGCGTTTCTGGCCGGCATTGTGCTCGCCTACCAATTGTACGGAACTCTCGAATTCCAAGAGCTCTTTGCCCGAGCCGCCGACACACCGGTCATGTTGTCTCTATGGTCCGGTGTGGAGATAAGCGGCGCCACGGCCGTCACGCTGCTCGTTTTCATCGGGGCGATGGGCAAATCGGCACAGTTTCCCATCCATCTTTGGCTGCCGGGATCGTTGTTCGCGCCGACACCGGTACATGCGTTGCTCCACGCGGGCATCATCAACGCCGGCGGGTTCCTGATCAACCGGCTCGCGCCGTTGTTCGGGCTCAGCTCAACGACGCTGCATGTCGCCTTTCTTGTTGGCACGGTGACCGCCATCCTTGGCGCCTCCATGATGCTGGCCCAGAACGACATCAAGAAGACGCTCGGGTTCTCGACCATCGGCCAAATGGGGTACATGATCATGGAATGCGGCCTGGGCGCGTTCTCTCTTGCGGTATTTCATTTGATTGCACACGGCTTATTCAAAGCGACCGTGTTCCTGAACTGTGGCACTATCATTCACAAGGCGAGACAGGAACCCGATTTCCCGCATGTCGATCATCAGGCTGAGGAACCGGGTTTGTCCCGCCTCACGTGGTTCACGGGATCCGTCACCACGCTGTTCATCCCGCTTCTCATTCTGTTGATCACGCATGGCGTCCTGCACATCCCCTTGCTGGAATCTCAAGGGACGGTGATTTTTCTGTTCTTCATCTGGATCACCTCGTCGCAGGCGATCCTGACGTTGACGCGTCTGCGCCAGGTTGCGTCGTGGAAAGTCTCGACCGCCATGCTGATGACGCTGCTGTTTATCGTATTTGTCTACCTGTTCGCCGTCGAGTCGTTCACCGAGTTCCTGTATCCGAATCCGGAGGAAGTGGCGTCGTACTTCAGGGCCGCTGCTCTTCCCAACTGGCTGTTCGATCTCATTATTGTGACGGCCACGATTCTGACCGTTGCCAGTTGGTCCTATCTCTACATGAGCGCCCACGGGATGTCCCTGCGAATGCCTCCATGGGTTCAAGGTTTGCGCGTACGCCTGTATCTCCCCTTCATGAACCGGTTGTACGCCGACGAACTCTACGCACTGATCGGGCAGACCATCATGCGTGCCGTGCACCAGGTCGACAAACGGGAGCGAGGCTGGTCGAGATGA
- a CDS encoding DUF2294 domain-containing protein: METAVRNAIIKFEQEFLGRGPDEVRAVIVRDMIVVRLKGVLTPAERQLAKTVEGVEMVKRLRQTLIAQGRDKLCDQISDISRAKILGIFTDIDVQLGERVFVFTMDRDIQTGVR, translated from the coding sequence GTGGAAACAGCCGTACGGAACGCCATCATTAAGTTCGAACAGGAGTTCTTGGGCCGGGGCCCTGACGAGGTGCGAGCCGTCATTGTTCGCGACATGATCGTCGTCAGACTGAAGGGGGTGCTGACGCCCGCTGAACGTCAATTGGCCAAGACCGTTGAAGGTGTGGAAATGGTCAAACGGCTTCGCCAAACTCTGATCGCACAGGGACGCGACAAGCTCTGTGATCAGATCAGCGACATCTCCCGTGCCAAAATTCTCGGCATCTTTACCGACATCGACGTACAGCTTGGCGAACGGGTCTTTGTCTTCACGATGGACCGGGACATCCAAACCGGCGTACGGTAG